One stretch of Theropithecus gelada isolate Dixy chromosome 12, Tgel_1.0, whole genome shotgun sequence DNA includes these proteins:
- the SNORC gene encoding protein SNORC isoform X1, which translates to MENPELTSAVLPASCSLLRSLPARMASCLALRMALLLVSGVLVPAVLTDDVPQEPVPTLWNEPAELPSGEGPVESTSPGREPVDTGPPAPTVAPGPEDSTAQERLDQGGGSLGPGAIAAIVIAALLATCVVLALVVVALRKFSAS; encoded by the exons atggagaACCCAGAG TTAACCAGCGCAGTCCTCCCTGCGTCCTGCTCGCTGCTGCGCTCACTCCCGGCCAGGATGGCGTCCTGTCTGGCCCTGCGCATGGCGCTGCTGCTGGTCTCCGGGGTTCTGGTCCCTGCGGTGCTCACAG ATGATGTTCCACAGGAGCCCGTGCCCACGCTGTGGAACGAGCCGGCCGAGCTGCCGTCGGGAGAAGGCCCCGTGGAGAGCACCAGCCCCGGCCGGGAGCCCGTAGACACCGGTCCCCCAGCTCCCACCGTCGCGCCAGGACCCGAGGACAGCACCGCGCAGGAGCGGCTGGACCAGGGCGGCG GGTCGCTGGGGCCCGGCGCCATCGCGGCCATCGTGATCGCCGCCCTGCTGGCCACCTGCGTGGTGCTGGCGCTCGTGGTCGTCGCGCTGAGAAAGTTTTCCGCCTCCTGA
- the SNORC gene encoding protein SNORC isoform X2 — translation MASCLALRMALLLVSGVLVPAVLTDDVPQEPVPTLWNEPAELPSGEGPVESTSPGREPVDTGPPAPTVAPGPEDSTAQERLDQGGGSLGPGAIAAIVIAALLATCVVLALVVVALRKFSAS, via the exons ATGGCGTCCTGTCTGGCCCTGCGCATGGCGCTGCTGCTGGTCTCCGGGGTTCTGGTCCCTGCGGTGCTCACAG ATGATGTTCCACAGGAGCCCGTGCCCACGCTGTGGAACGAGCCGGCCGAGCTGCCGTCGGGAGAAGGCCCCGTGGAGAGCACCAGCCCCGGCCGGGAGCCCGTAGACACCGGTCCCCCAGCTCCCACCGTCGCGCCAGGACCCGAGGACAGCACCGCGCAGGAGCGGCTGGACCAGGGCGGCG GGTCGCTGGGGCCCGGCGCCATCGCGGCCATCGTGATCGCCGCCCTGCTGGCCACCTGCGTGGTGCTGGCGCTCGTGGTCGTCGCGCTGAGAAAGTTTTCCGCCTCCTGA